Proteins encoded together in one Sylvia atricapilla isolate bSylAtr1 chromosome 2, bSylAtr1.pri, whole genome shotgun sequence window:
- the LPAR6 gene encoding lysophosphatidic acid receptor 6: MVSSNCSTEDSFKYTLYGCIFSMVFVLGLIANCVAIYIFTCTLKVRNETTTYMLNLAISDLLFVFTLPFRIYYFVTRNWPFGDILCKISVTLFYTNMYGSILFLTCISVDRFLAIVHPFRSKTLRTKRNAKIVCVAVWITVLAGSTPASFFQSTNRRNNTEQRTCFENFSEDTWKTYLSRIVIFIETVGFFIPLILNVTCSTMVLRTLNKPLTLSRNKVSKKKVLKMIFVHLVIFCFCFVPYNITLILYSLMRTQTWVNCSVVAAVRTMYPITLCIAVSNCCFDPIVYYFTSDTIQNSIKKNRSTRPRDVRFSERPVSESFIQHSLQTIKMKIFDSDSTI, from the coding sequence ATGGTAAGCTCTAATTGTTCCACTGAGGACTCCTTTAAATATACTTTGTATGGGTGTATCTTTAGCATGGTGTTTGTTCTTGGCCTCATAGCAAACTGTGTAGCAATCTACATTTTCACTTGTACTTTAAAAGTGCGAAATGAGACTACAACTTACATGCTTAATTTGGCCATATCGGATCTGCTTTTCGTGTTTACATTACCCTTCAGGATTTATTACTTTGTAACCAGAAACTGGCCATTTGGAGACATTCTCTGCAAGATTTCTGTCACCCTCTTTTACACAAATATGTATGGGAGCATTTTGTTTCTGACTTGCATCAGCGTGGATCGCTTTTTAGCTATAGTACACCCCTTCCGATCCAAGACCCTCCGGACCAAAAGGAATGCAAAGATTGTCTGTGTTGCAGTGTGGATAACCGTGCTAGCAGGCAGCACACCAGCAAGCTTTTTCCAGTCCACAAACCGCCGGAACAATACGGAGCAAAGGACATGCTTTGAAAACTTTTCAGAGGACACATGGAAAACCTACTTATCCCGGATTGTTATCTTCATCGAAACCGTTGGGTTCTTTATCCCACTCATCCTGAACGTGACCTGCTCCACCATGGTCCTACGGACTTTGAATAAACCGCTCACGTTAAGCCGGAATAAAGTAAGCAAGAAAAAGGTACTCAAGATGATATTTGTCCATTTGGTGatattctgcttctgctttgtgCCTTACAACATTACCTTAATACTTTACTCCCTTATGAGAACACAGACCTGGGTCAATTGCTCGGTGGTGGCCGCAGTCAGGACTATGTACCCCATCACTCTGTGCATCGCTGTTTCAAACTGCTGCTTTGACCCCATTGTCTATTACTTCACATCAGATACCATTCAAAATTCCATAAAAAAGAACCGGTCCACCAGACCGCGGGATGTCAGATTCTCTGAAAGGCCAGTTTCAGAAAGCTTCATTCAACACAGCCTTCAGaccataaaaatgaaaatatttgacaGTGACTCTACAATATAA